From Juglans regia cultivar Chandler chromosome 6, Walnut 2.0, whole genome shotgun sequence, the proteins below share one genomic window:
- the LOC109020041 gene encoding transcription factor MYB4-like, with protein sequence MTSTQLCTKRDGNRGAWTAEEDQKLARVIEIQGPKRWKIVAAKAGLNRSGKSCRLRWMNYLRPNIKRGNISDQEEDLILRLHKLLGNRWSLIAGRLPGRTDNEIKNYWNSRLSKKIKQKEKQNKILRVQIDHQNNGKRMGNILNRWEEGTSKGNHENSKASFNGDDFFNSSREEDQGPSDLEWMSKLLEMDASWFKFLHDI encoded by the exons ATGACAAGCACCCAGCTTTGCACCAAGAGAGATGGTAATAGAGGAGCATGGACAGCTGAAGAGGACCAAAAGCTGGCTCGAGTCATTGAAATCCAAGGTCCAAAGAGGTGGAAGATAGTTGCAGCTAAAGCAG GTCTAAATCGAAGTGGGAAGAGTTGCAGGCTGAGATGGATGAATTATCTTAGACCCAATATTAAAAGGGGCAATATATCTGACCAAGAAGAGGATTTAATACTTAGGCTTCATAAACTCCTAGGAAACAG GTGGTCTTTGATTGCTGGAAGACTACCGGGTCGAACTGATAATGAGATTAAGAATTACTGGAATTCTCGTTTGAGtaagaaaataaagcaaaaggagaaacaaaacaaaattctcAGAGTGCaaattgatcatcaaaacaaTGGAAAGAGGATGGGCAATATACTCAATAGATGGGAAGAGGGTACCTCCAAGGGAAATCATGAGAACTCAAAAGCTAGTTTCAATGGAGATGACTTCTTTAATAGCTCTAGGGAGGAGGATCAGGGGCCTTCAGATCTAGAGTGGATGAGCAAATTACTTGAAATGGACGCAAGTTGGTTTAAGTTTTTACATGATATATGA